One Zerene cesonia ecotype Mississippi chromosome 9, Zerene_cesonia_1.1, whole genome shotgun sequence DNA window includes the following coding sequences:
- the LOC119829199 gene encoding LOW QUALITY PROTEIN: zinc finger protein 862-like (The sequence of the model RefSeq protein was modified relative to this genomic sequence to represent the inferred CDS: inserted 1 base in 1 codon) gives MKTTKHLNSLPGSSAIQKPVTAFFQKGSIADDVKTGEVLLASFVAEHNLSMNVMEHLPQLIKTICKDSPTAQELACSRTKTTAIIKSVTGDTEKENLIADLKIRTFSLLIDESTDRGCVKLLCIVVRYYRNKKIKDAFFALIPVQDATGEKLYEHLVKLFTDNDIPYKDNLVGFAADGANAMMGQHNSVASRLLEDIPHLYVVKCICHSFALPXACTKLPREPEGLVRDVYNYISTSPKRTGLLKEFQEFLALKPYKILHPCQTRWLSLRSAVVRILEQYEALKLFFIDAVTTDRLNSADSILHMLNNPYNKMYLQFLEFSLDFFSKFNQAMHSEKPQIQSIHEHLCRIFKSFLTELHNVQHDNPRHYKPIDDLYLGANVAVSLSTAPNLNPNDVHAFPNIIGQQEHFQTLDNEWRELRMNDDLLESSAEDTELFWHQVNCAQDLDGQSLYPTLLQFVTALLSLPHSSAAVERIFSAVNLIKTKTRNHLGTETIEGLLLTKQLLSDEPCYKLQVD, from the exons ATGAAAACAACTAAACACCTAAACTCACTTCCTGGATCTTCTGCCATTCAAAAACCAGTCACAGCTTTTTTTCAAAAAGGTTCTATTGCTGATGATGTAAAAACAGGTGAAGTTCTATTGGCGTCTTTTGTAGCTGAGCATAACCTTTCAATGAATGTCATGGAACACCTCCCTCAActcataaaaacaatatgtaaaGATAGTCCCACTGCACAAGAACTTGCGTGTAGTCGCACCAAAACCACAGCTATTATTAAATCTGTTACAGGAGACACTGAAAAAGAAAACCTAATtgccgatttaaaaattcggACATTCTCACTGCTTATTGATGAAAGTACGGACAGAGGATGTGTCAAGCTTTTATGCATTGTTGTTAGAtattatagaaacaaaaaaattaaagatgcGTTCTTTGCACTAATACCCGTTCAAGATGCGACAGGCGAAAAACTTTACGAACAtctagtaaaattatttacagataATGATATTCCATATAAAGACAATTTGGTTGGATTTGCCGCCGACGGAGCTAATGCTATGATGGGTCAGCATAATTCTGTAGCAAGCAGATTATTAGAAGATATTCCCCATTTGTATGTTGTAAAATGCATTTGCCACTCATTCGCATTAC ATGCATGCACAAAATTACCACGTGAACCTGAAGGCCTTGTAAGGGATGTATACAACTATATCAGTACGAGTCCGAAACGAACAGGTTTACTAAAGGAATTTCAAGAGTTTCTGGCACTAAAGCCCTATAAAATCCTGCATCCATGCCAAACACGTTGGCTCTCACTTCGCAGTGCGGTTGTGCGGATTCTAGAGCAATATGAAGCActcaagttattttttattgatgctGTGACGACAGATCGTTTAAACTCAGCGGATTCTATTTTACATATGCTGAACAACCCGTACAACAAAATGTACTTGCAGTTTCTTGAATTTTCTTTGGATTTTTTCTCAAAATTTAATCAAGCTATGCATTCCGAAAAGCCACAAATTCAATCGATTCATGAGCATTTGTGCCGCATATTCAAATCATTCCTGACTGAGCTCCACAATGTCCAGCATGATAACCCACGACACTACAAACCAATTGATGATCTTTATCTTGGCGCGAATGTTGCTGTATCGTTGTCTACTGCTCCTAATTTGAATCCAAATGATGTACAT GCTTTTCCTAACATAATCGGACAACAAGAACATTTTCAAACATTAGACAATGAGTGGCGAGAATTGAGAATGAATGACGACCTTCTGGAATCAAGCGCAGAAGATACAGAATTGTTTTGGCATCAAGTCAATTGTGCACAAGACTTAGATGGACAATCATTATATCCAACTCTTCTGCAATTTGTTACTGCTTTACTAAGTCTCCCTCATTCCAGTGCCGCAGTCGAAAGAATATTTTCCgcagtaaatttaattaaaacaaaaacaagaaatCATTTAGGCACTGAAACGATTGAGGGACTTCTTTTAACGAAACAACTGCTTAGTGATGAACCCTGTTACAAACTTCaagttgattaa
- the LOC119829107 gene encoding uncharacterized protein LOC119829107 — translation MAKWIEDTTYKFVQEYLKHECFYNYKAPKYKIKGARDTALLRISEAMNIPGFGSKEVYTKIRNLKSTYAQEAKKIKQSTKSGAGTDDVYIPQIKWFKLLDDALKAVNVQCSDSRSNLQLDSQHEQLEAWNWNLPHPNAINLLK, via the exons ATGGCAAAGTGGATCGAAGACACAACCTATAAATTTGTGCAGGAGTATCTAAAACATGAATGCTTTTACAACTATAAAGCCCCTAAGTACAAAATTAAGGGAGCCCGAGATACAGCCCTTTTGCGTATAAGTGAAGCTATGAACATACCAGGGTTTGGAAGTAAAGAagtttatactaaaataagaAACTTGAAGTCTACATATGCGCAAGAGGctaagaaaattaaacagaGTACAAAATCTGGAGCTGGAACAGATGACGTATATATTCCACAAATAAAGTGGTTCAAACTATTAGATGACGCTTTAAAAGCTGTAAATGTACAGTGCAGCGACTCACGGAGTAATTtg CAGCTGGATTCTCAACATGAACAACTTGAAGCTTGGAACTGGAACCTTCCACATCCCAATGCAATCAATCtgctgaaataa
- the LOC119829043 gene encoding uncharacterized protein LOC119829043, whose translation MPSCVVKWCRSHSSRKKAGVTFHKFPSNPVQREKWVSVVRLERNECDWLPTKLSMICSIHFQDEDMYFCDNGKRKLLKKIAVPICTMVTPISGNVNPSALGGKLSSITDDIDIQEESLPPKNLKYLKYEDGDEANTEQNTKKRKSYESDCSGIPGKKINIVSLTKKKTYHRVQKA comes from the exons ATGCCTTCTTGTGTAGTCAAGTGGTGCAGAAGCCACTCAAGCAGGAAAAAAGCAGGAGTTACCTTTCACAA ATTCCCATCAAATCCAGTCCAGCGGGAAAAATGGGTATCAGTGGTCCGCTTAGAAAGAAATGAGTGTGATTGGTTACCTACAAAACTAAGTATGATATGCAGCATTCACTTTCAAGATGAGGACATGTATTTCTGTGATAATGGAAagcgaaaattattaaagaagaTTGCAGTACCTATTTGCACT atGGTTACCCCAATTAGTGGCAATGTAAATCCTTCAGCTTTGGGTGGTAAACTGTCCTCCATCACAGATGATATAGACATACAG GAAGAGTCATTACCAccaaaaaatttgaaatatttgaaatatgaagACGGAGATGAGGCTAATACagaacaaaatacaaaaaaacggAAATCATATGAATCTGATTGCAGCGGTATTCCaggcaaaaaaattaatattgtaagtttaactaaaaaaaaaacgtaccacAGGGTACAGAAAGCgtga